A window of Gadus chalcogrammus isolate NIFS_2021 chromosome 2, NIFS_Gcha_1.0, whole genome shotgun sequence genomic DNA:
AAATGCATGAACGAGTTATCCATCTACACATTAAATTGTAAGGGGGAGGGTTGATATATATGATTTACGGAGATGAACGAGTGAAAAAACAACCGGATAATCCCGAGCATGCGCGGATTGCGCGAGTGTACTACGTCACGGATGCTGCAGAAGAGCAGGTCCATCCATTATGCTTTTATTGTTTTAACATAGCAGCAATGAAGCGCAGATTGTTTATTCTTAAACACATGCAAATCTGACTGCTAATTCCAACATGGGGCTGTTTGTGACGATATTTCCATACCGCTAAACGATGGCGTCATTGGATTCTGCCGCGTCATCAGAGGGTACGTTGACCGTGAAATAATGCAATCTAGCCTTTAGTacaaatatattcatatttgttgagaaaatacacaaaataatatTCTTTATTTATACTTGTAGCGAAATCATCACTGAAATCACTACTCAATACTGTCAAGTTAGCTTAGAAATTGTAGTAAATAACATCATTAGCAACTAAAAACTATGTTTTAAAGGAAACGTACACAGTATAAAATACACCTTATTCAAACGTATTGTGAATATATTCATTAAAAAGTTAATATAGATCTGCACAGCAGGCTTGTATAGGTCTGTGTCATGAATACTATTACCGGTAATAGTGAATGCTTATGATAAACATGAAGAGCTGTCTGGGGGACTAACCGCGTGTTCCTCAGGCCGGCCGGCGCTGCGTCTGGTTCTGCTGGGGCGGACGGGCTCGGGCCGCAGCGCCAGCGCCAACACCATCCTGGGGCGCTCCGCCTTCccttcctccgcctccccccgcTCCCTCACCCACCACTGCCAGACGCACAGCGGCACCGCGATGGGTCGGAACCTGGACGTGACCGACACGCCGGGGCTCTTCCACACGGGCCTCTCCCCGCAGGAGGTGACAGAGGAGCTGCTCCGCGGCCTCCTGGTGCTGGCCGCCCCGGGACCCCACGCCCTCCTGGTGACCCTGCGGCCGGGCCCCTACACCCAGGAGGAGCGGCGGGCCCTGGGGTGGCTGAGGGCCGTGCTGGGGCCCCGGGCGCCCGAGttcaccctgctcctcctcacctggggggaggaggggctgcaGGGCCGCGGGCCCGGGGACTtcctggaggagagcgaggagctgAGGGAGTTTGCGCGGAGCTGCCGCGGCGGATGGCACCTGCTGGAGAACAGGGGAGGAGAGGCCGGCCGGCGGGAGCAGGGGGGGCAGGTGCAGACGCTcctggagaaggtggagaggaTGGTGGAGGAGAACGGGGGGGGTTTCTATAGCAACGAGATGCTCCGTGACGCAGGGGGCTCCGTCcgggaggtgcaggaggagaggaTTCCGGGAGGTGAAAAAAGCTGGGAGGAcctaggagaggaggaggcgaggagagggggacgaggagaggaggaggcgaggcgaggagggagagaggaaaggaggggagaggagaggagatggagtaGCGTGGATgatagagggagaagagaggaggaggagaggaagagggaggaggaggcagccaggcggaaagaggagagggagttcTGGTCCGAGCTATTGACggcggtggggaggggggcagcggAAGGGGCGGGGTTAttagagaagggggaggggcaaGCGGGGAAGATGCCTGGGATAGGAAAGGCCCTGAAGAAGGTCAGTACCATGGCAACCTCACCGCTGTCAGTCACCTCGGCGGCCAGAGCGGTGGGTGGGGccgtgagagagggggggagggtcttATTCAAACACCGCAAGGCACTCCGGCCCTGATGCCCtgcgtgcgtgctcgtgtgtTCTACGGATGTGCACAGAAGGGATTAACCCTCATACTTACTCATGGACAAACTCATTCTGCATATTACAACAAGACACTTCAAAATATATCAtcttgtgacatcacagtgGTCAAGTGGTCCaaccgtttgtttgtttgtttgagccCAGTTGCCCGCCATGACCCCGTTTGTGCATCCCTGGCAGAAGCGACCAACATGTTGTTCCTCTTGTGAACTATAGTAGGCTCAAGGTGGATGTGGTCAGCATTCTAACTTAATGGGAAGTGGACAATGAGTAGCTAATACATTTACTCTATTTTCTGTTTCTATCTCAGTGGCTAGGTCCTCTGCATATTATGTATTTTGAGACGTCcggttttatttattcaagaAATTATTCTAATTTGTTTTGGACATATGCTTACTATGCAGGCCATTCAATTCCTGCCGTCAATGTGCCAAATAATGATGGTTTAAGATGCTTGATGCAAAAGAGCTCACATAATGGTGGTGCAAGTCAAGTTAAATCTATTGTTTCATGTACACCACATCTGGTTTCCTCAGATGATTTCCTCAAAGACAAAACCATTTTCACCATCTTGTTAACGATTCTTGGACGGAACTAAACCATGGTGGGTATCCTTGTTTGTgtgcctggtttgtgtgtgacatCCTGGTGTGTCACTCTAACAACTCAACCACACCTTGTTAACACAGCATCCATCTTGAAGAACACAAGTCCATTCATTTAGTTCAGGGtgaatataacacacacacacacacacacacacacacacacacacacacacacacacacacacacacacacacacacacacacacacacacacacacacacacacacacacacacacacacggtcatagTTCAAACTAAATCTGAGACAATACAAGGATTATGTTGATCAATGATGGTTTCATGAAATACAGTTTAGTGCGGGCAGTTTAGCATGAGAGATGTTTACGAACATTGATACAATTTAAGTAACATACTTTGGAGTGAAAAATGTGACACTTATAAAATCTCGACATATGAAGATGTTCAATTTTGAAAGG
This region includes:
- the LOC130404062 gene encoding GTPase IMAP family member 7-like — protein: MASLDSAASSEGRPALRLVLLGRTGSGRSASANTILGRSAFPSSASPRSLTHHCQTHSGTAMGRNLDVTDTPGLFHTGLSPQEVTEELLRGLLVLAAPGPHALLVTLRPGPYTQEERRALGWLRAVLGPRAPEFTLLLLTWGEEGLQGRGPGDFLEESEELREFARSCRGGWHLLENRGGEAGRREQGGQVQTLLEKVERMVEENGGGFYSNEMLRDAGGSVREVQEERIPGGEKSWEDLGEEEARRGGRGEEEARRGGREERRGEERRWSSVDDRGRREEEERKREEEAARRKEEREFWSELLTAVGRGAAEGAGLLEKGEGQAGKMPGIGKALKKVSTMATSPLSVTSAARAVGGAVREGGRVLFKHRKALRP